The region GCGTCCATCCGCCCCGCGGTACGGGAACTCGACCCACTGCTGGAGCAGCTCGACCCGACGCTGGCGGCGGCCCGCCCGCTGCTGAGCGACCTCCGCCCGCTGCTCGAGCAGGCTCGGCCGATGGTGGACGAACTGGTACCCGCCGCACAGCAGGGAACCACGGTGCTCGACGACGTCCGCGGGCCGGTGCTGGACCGGATCAACGGTCCGATCATCAACGCCATCATGTCCGAGTGGCACGGCCAGGCGCCCAAGTACCCCGAGGGCGGCAACGGCAACAAGTTCTACGAAGAGCTCGGTTACCTGTTCACGAACATGAACAACGCCTCGAAGTTCTACGACGAGAACGGCGGCATGGTGCGCATCCAGCCTGGTGCGGGCACCTCGTCGCTGGCCAACACCCCCGGCGGGCTGGACCAGCTGCTGGTGCAGCTGGGTGAGCTGGGCGGGCCCCCGCCCCCCAGCGACGGACCACTCCTGAAGCAGGGGCTCACGGGAGGGACGCCGCGATGACACCGTTGAAGGCATCGGCATTCCGTAGGGCATGGCAGCGGCTGCGCACCGTGCCGGGGCTGGGCCGCGACGTCCTGGCGCTCGTCGGACTGGCGGTGGTGGGGGTGACAGCAGCGGTTCTCATCCTCTCGCAGATGAACTACCTGCCGCCGTGGAGCGACAAGACCGTGTTCGACATCGAGTTCGACGAGGCGGTCGCGGTGAGCCCGGGCAACGGTCAGCAGGTGCGCATCGCCGGTGTCCCGGTGGGTGTCATCACCGACTCGCAGCCCACCGACCGGAACACCTCGCGGGTGACCGTGGCGATCGACCGGGGCCACCCGGTCTATGACAACGCCCGTGCGGTGCTTCGCCCGGTGAACCCGCTCAACCAGATGTACATCTCGCTCGACCCCGGCAGCCCCCCCGGCCGGCCCCTGCCGGAGGGTGGGGTCGTGCCGGTGACACAGACGTCGCGTCCGATCCAGCCCGAGGAGGTGCTCAACCACCTCGACGAGCGCAGCAGGCTCGCGCTTACGGCGTTGCTCGCCGAGTCGGACACGGCACTGGCGAGCTCTGCGAAGACGCTGCCGGCCGGGCTCAAGGCCACCCAGCAGAGCCTGGCCGACCTGCGTCCGGTGATGCAGCAGCTCGCGGACCGCCGCGAGCACCTCCGCCAGTTCGTCACCGCGCTCTCGCAGATCGCGACCGCGGCCGGCGACAAGGACGAGCGCCTGACCAGCCTGGTGAACTCCACGCAGGAGACCCTGGCCGTCATCGGCAAGCGCGACAACGAGCTGCGGCAGACCCTCAGCGAGCTGCCCGGGCTGTCCGCGGACCTCCGGCAGGCGATGAGCAGCACCTCGACCTTGACGACGCAGCTGAACCCGACCCTGGACAACCTCGACGCGGCGGCCGCCGACCTGCCAGGGGCACTGAGCAGGCTCGCCGACACGACCGAGCAGGTTCATGACACCGTCGTCGCCGCCGCACCGGTCGTGGCGAAGGCGCGACCCCTCGTCGACAACCTGCGACCAGCCGTCACCGATCTGCGCGGCACCTTCGACGGCTTCGCCCCGGTCACCCGCTGGGCCGACAACGCGACGGCGCAGATCACGCCCTGGATGTACGACCTGGGCGCGTTCGTCTACAACACCAGCGGCATCTTCAACGTGTCCGACGCACAGGGTGGCCTGGCCAGGGCCCAGCTCTCGCTCAACCTGCAGAGCCCGACCGGCATCGAGACGCCGGAGGACATGACGACCAACACCTACCGGCACGCCGAAAGCCCGATCGGCCCGTACCCGGCGCCGGGCGAAGGAGGCCCGCGATGAAGATCCCCCCGCACGTCTTCCCGCTGTCAGGTTGGCCACGGTGTCGGCCTTCGTGCTGGGCTGCGCGGTCTTCTTCGCCTACCTGTGGTCGCAGGGCGGCGGGTTCGTCCCCGGGTTCAGCCAGGCCCGCCCCTACCACGTATCGGTCGAGGTGCCGAACATCCGGAACCTGGCACCGTTCTCCGACGTGCAGGTGGCAGGAGTGGCGGTCGGCAACGTCGAGCGCATCGAGCGCACCGGCGACCAGCTCCGCCTGGACCTGCAGCTCGACGATGTCGCGGTACCCCTGCACGACGGCGTACGGGTGCAGGTCAGCGAGAAGTCGCTGGTCGGGCAGTACTACGTGAAGGTCATCGACGGGCAGGGCGCGCCACTGCCCAGCGGCGCCGTCCTACCGGCCTCGGCGGTGATCCCGCCCGTCGACCTGCGTGACGTGCTCGCGAGTCTCGACGCCCCGACCCGCGAGGACCTGGGCGGGCTGATCCGCTCGCTCGGCACGAGCAGCGACGGGCGTGCGCGCGACATCTCGGCGCTGATGTCGGGGCTGTCGGACCTGGGGCACAACGGCACCACGGCCGTAGACGCCATCGCCGCCCAGTCCGCCGACCTCGAGTCGCTGATCAGCGAACTGGAGACGCTGTTCACGACGCTGGACACCGGAGACGGCCAGGTCGTGCAGCTGGTCGACGACGTCAACCGGATCACGGCCGCCACGGCCGGGCAGCGGGAGGCGATCGAGGGCACCGTCCGTCGCCTGCCCAACCTGCTCACCAGCACCTCCACCGCCGCCGGTCACCTCACCGAGCTTCTCCGGTGCGCTGGCCCCCGTGGCGGCAGACCTCCGGCGGGCCGCACCCGACCTCAACGCGGCACTGGTCGAGCTACCGGCCACCAGCCGGGACCTGCGGGGCCTGCTGCCGTCACTGGACGCAACGCTGGACCGCGCTCCGGCCACTCTGGATCGGGTTCCCGCCGTCGGCGAACAGGCCAGGGCGCTGGTCCCGCCGGCGACGGACATGCTCAAAGACCTGAACCCTGCCCTGCGCTACCTCAAGCCCTACGGCAAGGACCTCTCACAGGTTGTGACGGTCTTCGGCGCGGCCTTCCACCAGTACGGAGACTTCGGCGACACGTTCCTGCACGTGCAGGCCGTGCAGAATCCGTACGCACTGACCCCCAACCCGGTGACGCTCCCGCCGGGACTGCTGGCGAACTCGAACCCCTACCCCGAGCCCGGCGGTCTGGCCGATCGCAAGCCGCTCAACCGGGACTTCCCACGTCTGGAACCCGATCGGTGAGGATGTGGATCCGGCTGCGGAGCATGGGTGGCACCGGCCTGGCGGCCGCACGGCGGATGCGGCGTAGGCCGTCCCGGCGCGGTCTGCTCACGGCGGTGCTCGTCCTCGCGCTGGGTGCGGGTGTCGTCGGTGGATTGGCGCAGCTCCGGGTCGACACAGGTACCGACTCGTTCCTCCCCGCGGGCGATCCCACCCTCGCTGCGATCGAGCAGAAGGCGCGCAGTTTCGGCGGTGATCCCGTCGTGGTGCTGGTCCGGTCGCCGGAGCCCCGCCAGCTGCTCCTCGATCAGCAGCAGCTGCTGGC is a window of Pseudonocardia sp. T1-2H DNA encoding:
- a CDS encoding MlaD family protein → MTPLKASAFRRAWQRLRTVPGLGRDVLALVGLAVVGVTAAVLILSQMNYLPPWSDKTVFDIEFDEAVAVSPGNGQQVRIAGVPVGVITDSQPTDRNTSRVTVAIDRGHPVYDNARAVLRPVNPLNQMYISLDPGSPPGRPLPEGGVVPVTQTSRPIQPEEVLNHLDERSRLALTALLAESDTALASSAKTLPAGLKATQQSLADLRPVMQQLADRREHLRQFVTALSQIATAAGDKDERLTSLVNSTQETLAVIGKRDNELRQTLSELPGLSADLRQAMSSTSTLTTQLNPTLDNLDAAAADLPGALSRLADTTEQVHDTVVAAAPVVAKARPLVDNLRPAVTDLRGTFDGFAPVTRWADNATAQITPWMYDLGAFVYNTSGIFNVSDAQGGLARAQLSLNLQSPTGIETPEDMTTNTYRHAESPIGPYPAPGEGGPR